Proteins found in one Amycolatopsis camponoti genomic segment:
- a CDS encoding DUF4235 domain-containing protein, giving the protein MNKVLYKPLSWVVGALGGILAGQAFKQVWKRVAGEEDAPDATDRDYTWRQVIIAAAVQGAIFAAVKAATERAGAIGYEKATGDWPDD; this is encoded by the coding sequence GTGAACAAGGTGCTGTACAAGCCGCTGAGCTGGGTGGTGGGCGCGCTCGGCGGCATCCTCGCCGGCCAGGCGTTCAAGCAGGTCTGGAAGCGCGTCGCGGGCGAGGAAGACGCGCCCGACGCCACCGACCGCGACTACACCTGGCGACAGGTGATCATCGCGGCGGCGGTGCAGGGCGCGATCTTCGCCGCGGTCAAGGCCGCGACCGAGCGGGCCGGCGCCATCGGCTACGAGAAAGCCACGGGCGACTGGCCGGACGACTGA